In Chloracidobacterium sp., the following proteins share a genomic window:
- a CDS encoding helix-turn-helix transcriptional regulator, protein MADNSYESLINTADLGKAIKRRREELKMSLRDVADVIEVSASTLSRIENGTGRPDTDNIARITRWLNMPVDRLMKHSTDGVEPVIYYPHEPTTEIISAHLRADKNLAPETAEALSELFRVAYKQFSKTGKRK, encoded by the coding sequence ATGGCAGACAACAGTTATGAAAGTTTGATCAACACCGCCGATCTCGGCAAGGCGATCAAGCGCCGCCGCGAGGAATTGAAAATGAGCCTTCGCGATGTCGCTGACGTCATTGAGGTATCGGCATCAACCCTTTCGCGTATCGAGAACGGGACCGGACGTCCCGATACCGACAACATCGCCCGTATCACACGCTGGCTCAACATGCCCGTCGATCGCCTGATGAAGCACTCGACCGATGGCGTCGAACCGGTGATCTATTACCCGCACGAACCGACGACTGAGATCATCTCGGCCCACCTTCGCGCGGATAAGAACCTTGCCCCGGAAACGGCCGAGGCGCTGTCGGAGCTTTTCCGCGTCGCCTACAAGCAGTTCAGCAAGACGGGTAAGAGGAAATAG
- a CDS encoding type II toxin-antitoxin system death-on-curing family toxin produces MIEPIFLTVAEVLEIHSEQLDAYGGIHGIRDQTLLESAVMTPQASFGGEYLHSGIFEMAAAYAFHIAENQPFLDGNKRTALVSCLAFLDLNGIVILDPDKRLYEILIDIANRKAGKSDLAELLQLLPAE; encoded by the coding sequence GTGATCGAGCCTATCTTCCTGACTGTCGCCGAAGTCCTGGAAATTCACAGCGAACAACTTGATGCCTACGGAGGCATTCACGGGATTCGTGACCAAACGCTCCTCGAATCGGCGGTGATGACGCCACAGGCGAGTTTTGGTGGTGAGTATCTGCATTCCGGTATATTCGAAATGGCGGCCGCTTACGCGTTTCACATCGCGGAGAACCAACCCTTTCTCGACGGGAACAAGCGAACGGCGTTGGTTTCGTGTCTTGCGTTTCTCGACCTCAATGGAATCGTGATCCTCGATCCCGATAAGCGGCTGTACGAGATTCTAATCGATATCGCGAATCGCAAAGCCGGCAAGAGTGACCTTGCCGAACTTCTTCAGTTGCTTCCCGCAGAATAG
- a CDS encoding AbrB/MazE/SpoVT family DNA-binding domain-containing protein: MMKNLVAIGNSLGIIIEKPILDLLRIERDTPLEVRTDGDRLIIEPLTNEAREKRLRSAVKRVMKNHDETLRKLAQ; encoded by the coding sequence ATGATGAAGAATCTCGTGGCGATAGGTAACAGTCTCGGTATCATTATCGAAAAACCTATTCTTGATCTTCTACGGATCGAGCGGGATACCCCTCTCGAAGTCAGGACCGACGGCGACCGCCTGATCATCGAGCCACTCACGAATGAAGCTCGTGAGAAACGGTTGCGGTCGGCGGTGAAGCGTGTGATGAAAAATCATGATGAAACGCTTCGCAAATTGGCTCAGTGA
- the aroF gene encoding 3-deoxy-7-phosphoheptulonate synthase codes for MLIVMRPDTTAEQIENVLRAVEALGFEAHIVPGRRQTSIGVTGNKGSIDPGAFENISGVADVMRITQPYRLTVKNGRAASVVPIGNSSIGGGDLAIIAGPCALEDREQVLATAEVVAASGAKFFRGGAFKPRTSPYAFQGLGIEGLKMLAEVRDRHGLNIITEAMDEPGVDAVAEYADCIQIGARNMQNFSLLKYAGRSGKPVLLKRGLSATLDELLLAAEYLMAEGNEKVVLCERGVRTFAGHARNTLDLSIVPAVKRVSHLPIIVDPSHGTGHNYLVAPMARAAVAAGSDGLIIEVHPHPEKALCDGAQALTLTQYLELAGALTRIHEAVANTVAAAVV; via the coding sequence ATGCTCATCGTGATGAGGCCGGATACGACGGCCGAGCAAATAGAAAACGTCCTCAGAGCGGTCGAAGCGCTCGGCTTCGAGGCACATATCGTTCCGGGCCGCCGCCAGACGTCGATCGGGGTGACCGGCAACAAAGGCTCGATCGATCCGGGAGCATTTGAGAATATCTCCGGCGTCGCAGACGTCATGAGGATCACGCAGCCTTACCGGCTTACCGTCAAGAACGGCCGTGCGGCGTCAGTAGTTCCGATCGGAAATTCATCGATCGGCGGCGGCGATCTTGCGATCATCGCGGGGCCGTGCGCGCTCGAGGATCGTGAACAGGTATTGGCGACGGCCGAGGTCGTGGCGGCAAGCGGAGCAAAGTTCTTCCGAGGCGGTGCTTTCAAGCCGCGCACGTCACCATATGCTTTTCAAGGACTGGGAATCGAGGGGCTGAAAATGCTCGCCGAGGTGCGCGACCGGCATGGCCTCAACATCATTACCGAAGCGATGGACGAGCCGGGTGTTGACGCCGTTGCCGAATACGCCGACTGCATCCAGATCGGAGCGCGGAATATGCAGAATTTCTCGCTGCTAAAATACGCCGGCCGTTCTGGCAAACCGGTTCTGCTCAAACGCGGCCTATCGGCGACACTGGACGAACTGCTGCTCGCCGCCGAGTACCTGATGGCGGAGGGCAACGAGAAGGTCGTCCTTTGCGAACGAGGGGTGCGCACCTTCGCAGGCCATGCCCGAAATACGCTCGACCTCTCGATCGTCCCGGCCGTAAAACGCGTCTCGCACCTTCCGATCATCGTCGATCCTTCGCACGGCACCGGCCATAATTATCTCGTCGCCCCAATGGCCCGCGCCGCCGTGGCGGCAGGCTCGGACGGCCTGATAATCGAGGTCCACCCGCATCCGGAAAAGGCCCTCTGCGACGGCGCACAGGCGTTGACGCTGACGCAATACTTAGAATTAGCCGGCGCACTCACAAGAATTCACGAAGCGGTAGCTAACACCGTGGCCGCAGCGGTCGTCTGA
- a CDS encoding PilZ domain-containing protein → MYEKLRKHPRISLRTELWIGQDGIFTRTDEFLRDLSVGGAFVQSRQVYSVGTVINLRFKMPRSASLATCSAIVRICSMATALAFSSSTSPATTCGLCRAILMRR, encoded by the coding sequence ATGTACGAAAAACTAAGAAAACACCCGCGCATCAGCCTGCGAACCGAACTATGGATCGGACAGGACGGTATTTTTACGCGAACGGACGAATTCCTGCGCGACCTGAGCGTCGGCGGAGCGTTCGTTCAAAGCAGGCAGGTGTATTCGGTCGGCACTGTCATCAACCTAAGATTCAAGATGCCGAGGAGTGCGAGCCTTGCAACCTGTTCGGCTATTGTCCGCATATGCAGCATGGCGACGGCTTTGGCGTTCAGTTCCTCGACCTCTCCGGCGACAACCTGCGGCTTGTGCAGAGCCATATTGATGAGACGCTAA
- the folE gene encoding GTP cyclohydrolase I FolE: MAAKKSRKPDRKKIEAGVRLMLEGIGEDPDRAGLKRTPERVADFYTELTEGMWVDASSHIVPLPGDSHDEMVLVKDISIASVCEHHLAPFVGKCHIAYIPKNGRIIGLSKLARIAEVFSRRLQVQERLTQEIAQTLFKNLAPVGVMVVIEAEHTCMTLRGVKKPGAITITSAVLGGFRKDSRTRSEAMALIKG; the protein is encoded by the coding sequence ATGGCTGCGAAAAAATCTCGAAAACCCGACCGCAAGAAGATCGAAGCGGGCGTCCGCCTGATGCTCGAGGGCATCGGCGAAGATCCGGATCGTGCAGGACTGAAGCGAACGCCCGAGCGCGTCGCCGACTTCTACACCGAGCTGACCGAGGGCATGTGGGTCGATGCTTCGTCTCACATCGTTCCATTGCCCGGTGACAGCCACGACGAGATGGTGCTGGTCAAGGACATCTCGATCGCGTCCGTTTGCGAGCATCACCTCGCACCGTTCGTCGGCAAATGCCACATCGCATATATCCCGAAGAACGGCCGCATCATCGGTCTTTCGAAACTCGCCCGGATCGCTGAGGTATTCTCACGGCGGCTTCAGGTGCAGGAGCGGCTCACTCAGGAGATCGCTCAAACGTTGTTCAAGAACCTCGCACCTGTCGGTGTGATGGTAGTCATTGAGGCCGAGCACACCTGCATGACGCTGCGAGGGGTCAAAAAACCCGGAGCGATAACGATCACGTCGGCCGTCTTGGGCGGATTTAGGAAGGATTCAAGGACACGATCTGAGGCAATGGCATTGATAAAAGGATGA
- a CDS encoding M28 family peptidase, with the protein MRKLTALVLVFAFALTAASGQDWTSKFNATKMRERVIRLSADDLEGRGPGTAGGKRAAQYIADQLKASGVRPGNGKSYFQNVKLVGVKADPETRLTATITKGPTNRYFDFGDDFVVTTGTQTAEANVNAEVIFVGYGIDAPLYNWNDYKGDADQYKGKVLMIMVNDPPATDKEPDLFGGKALTYYGRWTYKYEEAARRGAAGVILVHTDQSAGYGWNVVRTSNGNWRYELARGVGDKTPFLPIRGWMTNEAAEDLAKVGHHDLDDLRKQAQRRDFKPVNLGVTAHLNLKSEVQTLGSPNVVGIVDGSDPKLSKEFVVITGHWDHLGIGSPDARDDKIFNGAYDNASGVSAILGIADILAKMPKNKRPKRSILFLFTTAEEQGLLGAEYYSHHPLVPLAKTAANVNIDGVNFFGKTEDFSALGVERSTLMGIHVQTVAAERSMTLQGDMRSEQGFFFRSDHFPFAKVGVPAISLRHGSKFTPALTGDALNFFKDYTAKYYHQPSDEYKPWWNTEAMVQNAELGLAIAVRIANERKMPRYDDTDEFAAADKKRFK; encoded by the coding sequence ATGAGAAAACTAACTGCTTTAGTTCTGGTATTCGCGTTCGCGTTGACCGCGGCCTCTGGCCAGGATTGGACCTCAAAGTTCAACGCCACGAAGATGCGCGAACGCGTGATTCGACTCTCGGCCGATGATCTCGAAGGCCGCGGACCCGGCACGGCTGGCGGCAAGCGGGCGGCTCAATATATTGCCGATCAATTGAAAGCAAGCGGCGTCAGGCCGGGCAACGGCAAGAGCTATTTTCAGAACGTCAAGCTCGTCGGAGTTAAGGCTGATCCCGAGACGCGGCTCACGGCGACCATCACAAAGGGCCCAACGAACCGGTATTTTGATTTCGGTGATGATTTTGTTGTGACGACCGGCACGCAGACAGCCGAGGCCAACGTGAATGCCGAGGTTATCTTTGTCGGCTATGGTATCGACGCTCCGCTGTATAACTGGAATGATTACAAGGGCGACGCCGACCAGTACAAGGGCAAGGTCCTGATGATCATGGTCAACGATCCGCCCGCAACCGACAAGGAACCAGATCTGTTTGGCGGCAAGGCTCTGACATACTACGGCCGTTGGACATACAAGTACGAGGAAGCCGCCCGTCGTGGTGCGGCCGGCGTCATCTTGGTCCACACGGATCAATCTGCCGGCTACGGCTGGAATGTCGTCCGGACATCGAACGGCAACTGGCGATACGAACTCGCGCGAGGCGTCGGTGATAAAACGCCATTCCTGCCGATCCGCGGCTGGATGACGAATGAGGCCGCCGAGGACCTCGCCAAGGTCGGCCATCACGACCTCGATGACCTCAGAAAACAGGCGCAGCGTCGTGATTTCAAGCCTGTTAACCTTGGAGTTACTGCACATCTCAATCTCAAAAGCGAGGTCCAGACTCTTGGCTCGCCCAACGTCGTCGGCATCGTGGACGGCAGCGATCCGAAGCTGTCGAAAGAGTTTGTCGTCATTACCGGCCATTGGGACCATCTTGGCATCGGCTCACCTGACGCCCGCGACGATAAGATCTTCAACGGTGCGTATGACAACGCCTCCGGCGTGTCGGCGATCCTCGGAATCGCAGACATTCTTGCGAAAATGCCGAAGAATAAGCGGCCAAAACGATCCATCCTTTTCCTTTTCACCACAGCTGAGGAACAAGGCCTGCTCGGGGCCGAATATTATTCGCATCATCCGCTCGTCCCGCTCGCAAAGACAGCCGCGAACGTCAATATTGACGGCGTCAATTTCTTTGGCAAGACCGAGGATTTCTCGGCTCTTGGCGTTGAACGCTCGACGCTGATGGGTATCCACGTTCAGACGGTTGCGGCGGAGCGGAGCATGACGCTTCAGGGCGATATGCGGTCCGAGCAGGGCTTCTTCTTCCGTTCCGACCATTTTCCGTTCGCAAAGGTTGGCGTGCCTGCGATCTCGCTGCGTCACGGTTCTAAGTTCACGCCGGCTTTGACGGGCGATGCGTTGAATTTCTTTAAGGACTACACGGCAAAGTACTATCACCAGCCGTCCGATGAATACAAGCCGTGGTGGAATACTGAGGCAATGGTCCAAAACGCCGAACTCGGCCTCGCCATCGCGGTCAGGATCGCTAACGAGCGCAAAATGCCGCGATACGACGACACGGACGAATTCGCGGCGGCGGACAAGAAGAGATTTAAGTAG
- a CDS encoding type II toxin-antitoxin system Phd/YefM family antitoxin, whose protein sequence is MTKVNVHEAKSQLSKLIELAKNGEEVIIAKNGKPEARLTAYEPERKSWVGMDAGKIWIADDFDEWPQDMLELMSDPKIFPDENGPDDENSN, encoded by the coding sequence ATGACGAAAGTAAATGTTCACGAGGCGAAGTCTCAACTAAGCAAACTGATAGAACTCGCAAAAAACGGCGAGGAAGTTATCATTGCGAAGAACGGAAAGCCAGAAGCCCGCCTGACCGCCTATGAGCCCGAACGAAAAAGTTGGGTAGGGATGGACGCGGGCAAGATATGGATCGCAGACGATTTTGATGAATGGCCGCAAGACATGCTTGAGCTGATGAGCGATCCAAAGATATTCCCCGACGAGAACGGTCCGGATGATGAAAATTCTAATTGA
- a CDS encoding type II toxin-antitoxin system VapC family toxin, with the protein MMKILIDTHIFLWICRNEPRLPDKAIAFVENIDRNRFYLSDVSAWEAAIKYGQGRLHLPEAPERFFPDRVRRAGYTHLPIDLTHVTNVHGLPPIHRDPFDRLLVSQAKLEDMTLLSEDAVFDQYDVDTIRLRDIS; encoded by the coding sequence ATGATGAAAATTCTAATTGATACGCACATATTTCTTTGGATCTGTAGAAATGAGCCTCGACTCCCGGATAAAGCGATCGCGTTCGTCGAAAATATCGATCGCAACAGGTTCTATCTCTCAGACGTAAGCGCTTGGGAGGCGGCAATAAAATATGGTCAAGGGAGGCTACACCTACCCGAGGCTCCTGAGCGATTTTTCCCTGACCGGGTGAGACGTGCGGGTTATACTCATCTTCCGATTGACCTGACGCACGTTACAAACGTGCATGGCCTGCCGCCGATACATCGTGATCCGTTCGACCGGCTGCTTGTCTCGCAGGCCAAACTCGAGGATATGACGTTGCTCTCCGAGGATGCGGTATTCGACCAATACGATGTCGATACCATAAGACTCCGTGACATTTCCTGA
- the metG gene encoding methionine--tRNA ligase: MMADTFYITTPIYYANSLPHLGHLYTTIVADVLQRHKRQRGFETYFLTGTDEHGINIQRAAEREGRTPQEQVDYISGELKRMFADFRLDGEHGGYDVFMRTSEPFHYAGVQHLWREIAKNKTPKGSEPIYKGFYEGWFCAPCAAFKTEDEYTTPEGSDVPNCLIHERPLDQIAEESWFFRLSDYEEWLIDVIESTDGLVRPDARKNEVLAFIRRGLQDLSISRLKSSVSWGIPVPDDEGHVMYVWLDALSNYITAIGYGNDERSGLDKYWPAVHLVGKDILRFHTVYWFSFLHAAGLVLPTSVYAHGMWLDADGRKMSKTIGNVIEVDVLHQYFQVDAVRYFVLRDMVFGQDGKFGYENLIERANADLASGLGNMASRTFSMITKYRDGAIPDGKISEENYINAKRAGINPDDQELVSILGHARGEFLRRFENFEFSQALETLWTVIARIDKMISDAKPWELIKDDKQAETLNAVLYRASETLRWLSILLYPVMPESAQSIYAQIGLDDDISKFDPSNLAWGGLAAATKIGETVAVFPRIDKHKVMNEIQSEPPAVAGGLTPKTDKPAGETPAVQSEEPSYVTIDDFIKVELRVGEIKVAEKVPDADKLLRFEVDLGEESPRQILAGLAEWYDPEKLIGRKVVVVANLKPRKMRGLESQGMICAASLTEDDTPAIATFLEDVKIGARLK, translated from the coding sequence CTGATGGCCGACACCTTTTACATCACAACCCCGATCTACTACGCCAACAGCCTGCCCCATCTGGGGCATCTGTATACGACCATCGTGGCGGACGTGCTTCAAAGGCATAAGCGGCAGCGGGGGTTTGAGACTTATTTCCTGACCGGAACCGACGAGCACGGCATTAACATCCAACGTGCGGCCGAGCGTGAGGGAAGGACCCCGCAGGAGCAGGTTGACTACATTTCTGGCGAATTAAAGCGAATGTTCGCGGATTTTCGGCTCGATGGCGAGCACGGCGGCTATGACGTGTTTATGCGCACGAGCGAACCGTTCCATTACGCCGGTGTGCAGCATTTATGGCGTGAGATCGCGAAAAACAAGACGCCCAAAGGGAGTGAGCCGATTTACAAAGGCTTTTATGAGGGCTGGTTCTGTGCTCCGTGTGCGGCCTTTAAGACCGAGGACGAATACACGACGCCGGAGGGTTCGGATGTGCCGAATTGCCTCATTCACGAGCGTCCGCTGGACCAAATAGCCGAGGAAAGCTGGTTTTTCCGTCTTTCGGACTATGAAGAATGGCTCATTGATGTGATAGAAAGTACGGACGGTCTCGTCCGGCCGGATGCTCGGAAAAACGAGGTTTTGGCCTTTATTCGCCGAGGTTTACAGGATCTTTCGATCAGCCGGCTCAAATCGTCCGTCTCATGGGGCATTCCTGTGCCCGACGACGAAGGTCACGTGATGTACGTCTGGCTCGACGCGCTCTCAAACTATATAACTGCAATAGGTTACGGGAATGACGAGCGTTCGGGTTTGGACAAATACTGGCCCGCGGTTCATTTGGTCGGTAAGGACATCCTGCGTTTTCATACGGTTTACTGGTTTTCGTTCCTCCACGCCGCTGGGCTTGTCCTGCCAACGAGTGTTTATGCTCACGGAATGTGGCTGGATGCGGACGGCCGTAAGATGAGTAAAACCATAGGTAACGTGATAGAAGTTGATGTATTACATCAATACTTCCAGGTCGATGCAGTGCGTTACTTTGTGCTGCGCGATATGGTCTTTGGCCAGGATGGCAAGTTTGGCTACGAAAACCTCATCGAACGCGCCAACGCAGACCTCGCGAGCGGCCTCGGGAACATGGCGAGCCGCACGTTCTCGATGATCACCAAGTACCGTGACGGCGCGATCCCGGACGGTAAGATCAGTGAGGAAAATTACATCAACGCCAAGCGAGCGGGCATAAATCCTGACGATCAAGAGCTGGTGTCGATCCTCGGGCACGCTCGGGGCGAGTTTTTGCGGCGGTTCGAGAATTTCGAGTTCAGCCAGGCCCTCGAAACGCTTTGGACCGTCATCGCCCGCATCGACAAGATGATCTCCGACGCAAAGCCGTGGGAACTGATCAAAGACGACAAACAGGCCGAAACCCTCAACGCCGTCCTTTATCGGGCGAGCGAAACACTCCGCTGGCTCTCGATCCTGCTCTATCCCGTTATGCCCGAATCGGCTCAGAGTATCTACGCCCAGATCGGCCTCGACGACGATATTTCGAAATTCGATCCCTCCAACCTCGCATGGGGCGGCCTCGCCGCCGCGACAAAGATCGGCGAAACCGTCGCGGTGTTCCCGCGAATAGACAAACACAAAGTTATGAATGAGATACAGTCAGAACCACCTGCGGTAGCGGGTGGCTTAACCCCCAAGACCGACAAGCCTGCAGGCGAGACGCCTGCGGTCCAGTCAGAAGAGCCGAGCTATGTCACCATCGACGATTTCATCAAGGTCGAACTCCGCGTCGGCGAGATCAAGGTCGCAGAAAAGGTGCCCGACGCCGACAAACTGCTGCGTTTCGAGGTGGATCTTGGTGAAGAAAGCCCGCGCCAGATCCTCGCCGGCCTCGCCGAGTGGTACGACCCTGAAAAGCTTATCGGCCGCAAGGTCGTCGTCGTCGCCAACCTAAAACCCCGCAAAATGCGCGGCCTCGAATCCCAAGGCATGATCTGCGCCGCCTCCCTGACCGAGGACGATACGCCGGCGATCGCGACGTTCCTGGAGGATGTGAAGATCGGAGCTAGGTTGAAATAG
- a CDS encoding BrnT family toxin, with protein sequence MQFEWDQEKAALNLRKHGVGFDEAKTVWDDLFHIDLFDHLHSVDENRFLMVGESSSGRLLIISYTERENRVRIISVRELTPRERRDYEHGYFE encoded by the coding sequence ATGCAATTTGAATGGGATCAAGAAAAGGCAGCCCTGAATCTGAGAAAGCATGGAGTTGGCTTTGATGAAGCGAAAACCGTATGGGACGATCTTTTCCACATTGATCTTTTTGACCATTTGCATTCCGTCGATGAGAATCGCTTTCTGATGGTGGGCGAGTCGAGCAGCGGCAGGCTCCTGATTATTTCTTATACCGAACGCGAAAACCGCGTTAGAATAATTAGTGTAAGGGAACTAACTCCGCGAGAACGAAGAGATTATGAGCACGGATACTTTGAATGA
- a CDS encoding TatD family hydrolase, which produces MLIDSHCHIDGEHFDADRDEVVQRARDAGVELMLNVGTGDPRTDDFERAVAVAEKYPCVYASVGVHPHDAKLYDDAAEEHLIGLTKSEKVIAWGEIGLDFYYDHSPRDVQVKVFRRQIRTAKRLGLPIIVHSRDANDETVEILTEEYSGITDNRELITDNRPGVMHCFGGTPEMAEALIRIGFLISFAGNVTFKKADNLRDAARVVPLDRLLVETDCPFLTPVPHRGKRNEPSFVVHTAQFLADLYCVDFAALAEQTTRNFHRLFRIN; this is translated from the coding sequence ATCCTCATCGATTCGCACTGCCACATCGACGGTGAGCATTTTGATGCGGACCGGGACGAGGTTGTCCAGCGGGCTAGGGACGCCGGTGTTGAGCTGATGCTCAATGTCGGTACGGGCGATCCGCGGACGGACGATTTTGAGCGGGCGGTTGCCGTAGCTGAAAAATATCCATGCGTTTACGCCAGTGTCGGCGTGCATCCGCATGACGCGAAGCTTTACGACGACGCTGCGGAAGAGCATCTGATTGGTTTGACCAAAAGTGAAAAGGTCATCGCCTGGGGCGAGATCGGTCTGGATTTTTATTACGATCACAGCCCGCGCGACGTGCAGGTCAAGGTCTTTCGGCGGCAGATCAGGACGGCAAAGCGGTTGGGGCTGCCGATAATCGTTCACAGCCGCGATGCAAATGACGAGACGGTCGAGATATTGACCGAGGAATATTCCGGAATAACTGATAACAGAGAACTGATAACTGATAACAGGCCGGGCGTGATGCATTGTTTTGGCGGAACGCCGGAGATGGCTGAGGCCTTGATACGGATCGGTTTTCTGATCTCGTTCGCGGGGAATGTGACGTTCAAAAAGGCCGATAACCTGCGCGACGCGGCCCGAGTGGTTCCGCTCGACAGGCTGCTTGTCGAGACCGATTGCCCGTTCCTGACGCCGGTGCCGCATCGCGGGAAACGTAATGAGCCATCGTTTGTGGTTCACACCGCCCAATTCCTGGCTGACCTCTATTGTGTGGACTTCGCGGCACTGGCCGAACAGACGACAAGGAACTTTCACCGCCTTTTCAGAATCAACTAG
- a CDS encoding YajQ family cyclic di-GMP-binding protein, translated as MAKENSFDIVSKTDYAEVTNAIHQTTKEVSQRFDFKGSRATVELQGKDLMLSAEDETKLRNMNDILQSKLVKRGVSLKALDYQKIEPAAGGTVRQAVKVQQGIPIEKAKEVVRFIKDAKFKVQASIQGETVRVSGKDRDTLQQVIAALKGKDFGIDMTFDNYRN; from the coding sequence ATGGCAAAAGAAAATTCATTCGATATCGTGTCTAAGACCGACTACGCTGAGGTCACGAACGCGATCCACCAGACGACCAAAGAGGTGTCACAGCGGTTCGATTTTAAGGGCAGCCGCGCCACCGTCGAACTGCAGGGCAAGGACCTGATGCTGTCAGCCGAGGACGAGACCAAGCTGCGGAATATGAACGATATTCTTCAGTCAAAGCTCGTAAAACGCGGCGTTTCGCTCAAAGCCCTCGATTATCAGAAGATCGAACCGGCCGCGGGCGGCACTGTCCGTCAGGCTGTCAAAGTCCAGCAGGGAATCCCGATCGAGAAGGCCAAAGAGGTCGTTCGATTCATCAAAGATGCCAAATTTAAGGTCCAGGCCTCGATCCAGGGCGAAACCGTCCGCGTCTCCGGCAAAGACCGCGACACGCTGCAGCAGGTGATCGCGGCATTGAAGGGTAAAGACTTCGGCATCGATATGACGTTCGATAATTACAGGAATTAA
- a CDS encoding GxxExxY protein — MAELIFKDESYAIMGACFEVYKDKGCGFLEAVYEECLAIEFEHRSIPYLGQQELSLFYRERRLTSIYKPDFVCFDKIIVEIKAVQSLADEHRAQVMNYLKATGYDLALLVNFGHYPKVQYERIVASETLRLQAQAKHERNHRNIANTDRI, encoded by the coding sequence ATGGCTGAATTGATCTTTAAGGATGAGAGTTATGCCATTATGGGAGCGTGTTTCGAAGTGTATAAGGACAAGGGATGCGGCTTTCTTGAGGCGGTTTATGAGGAGTGTCTTGCGATCGAGTTCGAACACCGCAGTATTCCGTATCTGGGACAGCAGGAATTGAGTCTCTTCTATCGCGAGCGGAGGTTGACCAGTATCTATAAACCGGATTTCGTTTGTTTCGACAAGATTATTGTTGAGATCAAAGCAGTTCAATCGCTTGCCGATGAGCATCGTGCTCAAGTGATGAATTATCTTAAGGCAACCGGCTACGACCTGGCCCTTCTCGTGAACTTCGGTCACTATCCCAAAGTCCAGTACGAAAGAATAGTCGCGTCCGAAACTCTTCGCTTGCAGGCGCAAGCGAAACACGAACGAAACCACCGAAATATTGCCAACACAGATCGTATTTAG